GTATGAAAAAATAATTAAAAAAGAGATAACTGCTCTTGAAAAAATAAAGTTTGACGGATACATGTTGCTTTTAGCAGATGTTGTTTTGGTTTCAAGAGAGATATCTGGTTTTGTCTCTTGTTTTGGAAGTATTCAGAACTCTTTAACAGCCTTTGTTTTGAATATTGTTGATATCTACGAATTTGATAAAAAGAATTTTAAAAATTTTACACCATTTACTAAAAAGCCAATTGTAAATATTTTAATTTCAAGTTATGCAAATGCTGGTTGTGTTGGATATGTAAAGCATAAGTATTCAAATATAATTAAAAAATCTAAAAAAAGAACTATTATTTTTAACGATGACTTGATAATAAAGTTTGTTGATTTAGGAATTGAGATAAAAGTTAAACAAACACAAGAATAATAGGATATATATGAGCAAAACAGTTACAATAATAGACACATTCGGATTTTTTTTCCGTAGTTTCTATGCACTCCCCTCGCACCTTAAAAACAAAGACGGCTTCCCCACAGGACTTTTAACAGGCTTCACGAACTTTATATCAACGCTTCAAAAACAGCATGACAGCGACTATATTATATTCGCTATTGACACAAAGGGCAATACTTTTAGAAATGAGATTGACCCAAACTATAAAGCAAATCGCAAGGCTCCCCCTGAAGAGCTTACAATGCAACTCCCAATTGCAATAGAGTGGATAGACAAAATGGGGTATAAAACTCTTGGTAAGGTTGGTTACGAAGCTGATGATATAATAGCTACTGTTACACATTTTGCAAGAGAGAATAACTACAACGTAAGAGTCGTTTCACATGATAAAGATCTTTACCAACTCATAGATGATGGGAAGGTTGTGGTAGTAGATGCAATTAAAAGAAAGAGCATGGATGAAGATGCATGTTTTGCCAAATATGGCATAACTCCAAAGCAGTTTATAGATTACCAGTCTATATTGGGTGACTCTGCCGACAATGTACCTGGCGTAAAAGGGATAGGTAAAGTAGGGGCAGAGAAGCTTTTAGTAGAGTATGGATGCTTAGATAATATTTATGCAAATATTGATGAGATAAAACCAGCTGGTGTAAAGAGTAAGCTTATAGAGTCAAAAGAGGGCGCTTACATGTCAAAAGAGCTTGTAACTCTAAGACATGATGTGTTTGATGAGTTTGATTTTGAAGAGTATAAGATGGATATTGAACATCCGTTTTTAAATATTTATGATGAGCTTGTAAAGTATGAACAAAATGCCATTTTAAGAACTTTACATGCTAAAAATATGGTTAGCACTCAAACACATCAAGATGCTGTTAAAAAAGTAGAGATAGAGATACAAGAGACAAGAAAATTGGATTTTAAAGCGACTCTGATAACTGACATTAAAGAGTTAAACAGAGTGTTAAACACATTGGACAAAGAGACAATAGTGGCTTTTGACACTGAGACAACAGGACTTGAGTATGAAAAAGACAGCTTAGTCGGTTTTAGTTTTAGCTTTAATGACCTTGAAGCCTATTATGTCCCATTTGCCCACTTTTATTTAGGTGTACCAGAACAAATCAGTTTAGATGATGCTAAGGTAGCAATTAAAAAGATATTTAACTCTAAAGTAGTTGGACACAACCTTAAGTTTGATTTGCATTTTGTCACTAGGTTCTTAGAAGATGATAGTTTAGATATTTATGCAGATTCTATTATATTAGCTTGGCTTATTAATCCTGAGAGTGCTTTGTCTCTTGATAAATTGGCAGATAAACTTTTAAATCACACTATGGTAGCTTTTAAAGATACAGTTAAAAAAGGGGAGACATTCGCAGGTGTTGAAGTTGAAGATGCTTGTAAATATGCTGCGGAAGATGCCTTTATAACTTTAAAACTTTATAATCTTTTTTTAGAGAAGTTAGAACTTCAAGGGGCAGATTATTTAATACAAGAGGCTCTACATGTAGAGGTTCCTTTCATTAAAACTCTTTTGAAAATGGAAAAAGAGGGGATAAAAGTAAATAGTGTGTTTTTAGAGGAGTTTTTGGTTGATGTAAAAGAGAATTTGGGTGAATTAACAAAAAGTATATATTCATTAGCAGGTAGTGAGTTTAATATTAATTCAACGCAACAGTTAGGAGTTATACTTTTTGAACATTTAGGGCTCCCAGTTGGCAAGAAAACAAAAACTGGCTACTCAACAAACGAACAAGTTTTAAGCTCATTAGAAGATAAACACGAGATTATCCCTAAATTGCTAGAGTACAGAGAAGTCTATAAGCTTTATTCAACATATATTGAACCTCTTTTGAAGCTAAGCAAGGAAGACAAATTTAGCCGCATACACACCTCTTTTGTTCAAACAGGAACTGCTACAGGGAGACTTAGCTCTAAAAATCCTAACTTGCAAAACATTCCAACTAGAACAAAACTAGGATCTAAAATCAGAGAAGCTTTTGTATCTGGTGAGGGTAAAAAACTTATAGGTATTGACTACTCACAAATTGAGCTTAGACTTCTGGCACACTTCTCCCAAGACAGGGTTCTTGTCGATGCTTTTACTAATGATAAAGATATACATATGCAAACTGCTATTGCACTTTTTGGCGAAGAGGATGCAGCCTCTAAAAGAAATGTTGCCAAAACAGTAAACTTTGGACTTCTTTACGGGATGGGGCAAAAAAAATTATCAGATACTTTGGGTATTACAACTAAAGAGGCTAAAGAGATTATAGAAAAATACTTTGAGTCATTCCCGACAGTTAGAACATATTTTCGCTCTATCGTAGATAACTCTAAGGAGTTTGGATATGTGGAGACTTTACTAAAACGCCGTAGATATTTTGACTATGAAAATGCTACTCCTATGTTTAAAGCAGCATATGAGAGAGAGTCTGTAAACAGCCTCTTTCAGGGAAGTGCATCTGACCTAATTAAGTTGTCAATGAATAAAATTCATAAAGTAATAGAAGATGAAAATTTAAATGTCAAGATGCTTCTTCAAATTCACGATGAGTTGATATTTGAAGTAAACGAGAATGAAGCAGAAATTTTAGGTCAAAGATTTAAAGATATAATGGAAAATATAATGAAGCTTAACGTGCCTCTTAAGGCAAGTATGAACATTGGAAATAACTGGAGCGAGCTCAAGTAGCCTCATATGTTAAAACAATACAAAGAAGCAATAGAAAAAAGCAATATAATTTCTAAAACTGATATTAATGGAATTATCACTTTTGTAAATGATGAATTTTGTAAAATCAGTGGCTATTCAAGAGATGAACTTATTGGCAAAAACCATAATATAGTAAGACATCCTGATATAGATGCCTCAAAATTCAAATTTCTTTGGGAAACTGTCAAAGCCAAAGATATTTATAAAGATACTGTTAAAAATAGAGCAAAGGACGGTTCTACATTTTATGTGAATACAACTATAGTTCCCATTCTTGATGAAAATGACAATATTGATGAATTTATAGCAATTAGATATGACGTAACAAGAGAAGTTATTTTAAAAGAGGAACTTTTAAAAAAAGAGATAGAGTATGAAGAGTTAAATAAAACACTTGAAAAAAGAGTCCAAGAACAAACAAAAGAGCTTCAAGAGTTAAACAAAACGCTCGAACAGCGAGTCAAAGAAGAGATAACTAAAAATGAAGAGAAACAGCGTGTTATGTTTTGGCAGTCTAGACATGCAAGTCTTGGTCAGATGTTGGCAAATATAGCCCACCAGTGGAGACAGCCACTAACTGAGTTGAATTTAGCCATATTTAGTATAAAAAAAGCTGCGATTAATAACAACAGTGATGATTTGTCAAAGTTTTACAAAGAGAGTAAAAAAATAATAAAAAATATGTCAGAAACTATAGATGACTTCACTAATTTTTTTAAGCCAAAAAAAGAAAAATACTATTTTAATATAAGCGGTAGCATAAGGGAATCAATAACTCTTTTGGA
The sequence above is drawn from the Candidatus Sulfurimonas baltica genome and encodes:
- a CDS encoding PAS domain-containing sensor histidine kinase, with the translated sequence MLKQYKEAIEKSNIISKTDINGIITFVNDEFCKISGYSRDELIGKNHNIVRHPDIDASKFKFLWETVKAKDIYKDTVKNRAKDGSTFYVNTTIVPILDENDNIDEFIAIRYDVTREVILKEELLKKEIEYEELNKTLEKRVQEQTKELQELNKTLEQRVKEEITKNEEKQRVMFWQSRHASLGQMLANIAHQWRQPLTELNLAIFSIKKAAINNNSDDLSKFYKESKKIIKNMSETIDDFTNFFKPKKEKYYFNISGSIRESITLLDNSIKDDLINIKTDLTDIKVLGVENELTQVIINLINNSKDAFINNAILIREMSIITKKDDGFAIIEVKDNAGGIHKENLEKIFEPYFTTKHKSQGTGLGLFMSKMICEQGLNGFMYVNSKKGTTSFIIKIPLDKNEK
- the polA gene encoding DNA polymerase I; the encoded protein is MSKTVTIIDTFGFFFRSFYALPSHLKNKDGFPTGLLTGFTNFISTLQKQHDSDYIIFAIDTKGNTFRNEIDPNYKANRKAPPEELTMQLPIAIEWIDKMGYKTLGKVGYEADDIIATVTHFARENNYNVRVVSHDKDLYQLIDDGKVVVVDAIKRKSMDEDACFAKYGITPKQFIDYQSILGDSADNVPGVKGIGKVGAEKLLVEYGCLDNIYANIDEIKPAGVKSKLIESKEGAYMSKELVTLRHDVFDEFDFEEYKMDIEHPFLNIYDELVKYEQNAILRTLHAKNMVSTQTHQDAVKKVEIEIQETRKLDFKATLITDIKELNRVLNTLDKETIVAFDTETTGLEYEKDSLVGFSFSFNDLEAYYVPFAHFYLGVPEQISLDDAKVAIKKIFNSKVVGHNLKFDLHFVTRFLEDDSLDIYADSIILAWLINPESALSLDKLADKLLNHTMVAFKDTVKKGETFAGVEVEDACKYAAEDAFITLKLYNLFLEKLELQGADYLIQEALHVEVPFIKTLLKMEKEGIKVNSVFLEEFLVDVKENLGELTKSIYSLAGSEFNINSTQQLGVILFEHLGLPVGKKTKTGYSTNEQVLSSLEDKHEIIPKLLEYREVYKLYSTYIEPLLKLSKEDKFSRIHTSFVQTGTATGRLSSKNPNLQNIPTRTKLGSKIREAFVSGEGKKLIGIDYSQIELRLLAHFSQDRVLVDAFTNDKDIHMQTAIALFGEEDAASKRNVAKTVNFGLLYGMGQKKLSDTLGITTKEAKEIIEKYFESFPTVRTYFRSIVDNSKEFGYVETLLKRRRYFDYENATPMFKAAYERESVNSLFQGSASDLIKLSMNKIHKVIEDENLNVKMLLQIHDELIFEVNENEAEILGQRFKDIMENIMKLNVPLKASMNIGNNWSELK